The Paenibacillus macerans genome includes a window with the following:
- a CDS encoding chemotaxis protein CheA, producing MDMNQYLSMFIDESNDHLQSLNEKMLELESNPDDISIVQVIFRSAHTLKGMAATMGFEDLSSLTHQMENVLDLVRNEKLKMQEFIFDTLFRGLDALQSMVEDITQGGEGKADVSSIVADLQSIVRGDFGQGGGSDAKPAAEAQGASAAGAIQLDQYQYSVLEQSIAEGHQVLYVEVAISEDSQLKAARAYMVFDLLERFGEIVKAYPSVQDIEQEKFDRSFSLYYITQKEAAEIQSMILNLSEIGSAQVAALDHETLAQLAAGAKETAASAAPAPAPAPETKAANPAPAAKTPAQQGEHKSGARAGGGTPAPSRTIRVDIDRLDVLMNLLSELLIDRSRLEQLANEVKRADLTETVEHMSRVGSDLQNIVLKLRMVPIDTVFNRFPRMVRDLAKSLDKKIDLVIVGAETELDRTVIDEIGDPLVHLLRNAVDHGVEPVAERVAAGKPETGTVNLRAFHSGNHVFIEIEDDGHGIDRDKVLKKALKNGVVKESEAASMTDEQVYMLLFAPGFSTAEVISDISGRGVGLDVVKSKIESLSGVVSVQSKLGAGTKFSVQMPLTLSIISAMLIKVGAEKYAIPLSSIVETGLIKREQVRELHGYTMIPYRDTHIPLMSLAQLFDIPGFSESDEEETEIVVIRKGDRMAALAVESFIGQSEIVIKNLGKYLPAIQGVAGATILGDGQVALIIDPNAFIK from the coding sequence ATGGACATGAATCAATATTTATCCATGTTTATCGATGAGTCGAACGATCATTTGCAATCACTGAACGAAAAGATGCTGGAGCTGGAAAGCAACCCGGACGATATCAGCATCGTCCAGGTTATTTTCCGGTCGGCGCATACCTTAAAAGGGATGGCGGCTACGATGGGGTTTGAGGATCTGTCATCCCTCACCCACCAAATGGAGAACGTGCTCGATTTGGTTCGCAACGAGAAGCTGAAAATGCAGGAATTCATTTTCGATACGCTGTTCCGCGGCCTCGATGCTTTGCAGTCGATGGTTGAGGACATAACCCAGGGGGGCGAAGGGAAGGCCGACGTCAGTTCCATCGTGGCCGATCTGCAGTCGATCGTGCGCGGCGATTTTGGGCAGGGCGGCGGCTCCGACGCCAAACCGGCGGCGGAAGCTCAAGGAGCGTCCGCTGCCGGTGCGATCCAATTGGACCAGTACCAATACTCCGTTTTGGAGCAGTCCATCGCCGAAGGGCACCAAGTGCTGTATGTCGAAGTCGCGATTTCCGAGGATAGCCAGTTGAAGGCGGCGCGAGCTTACATGGTGTTCGACCTGCTGGAACGCTTCGGGGAAATCGTGAAGGCTTACCCTTCGGTGCAGGATATTGAACAAGAGAAATTCGACCGCAGTTTCTCGCTTTATTACATAACGCAGAAAGAGGCTGCTGAAATCCAAAGCATGATTCTGAATCTCTCGGAGATCGGTTCGGCTCAGGTTGCGGCATTGGATCACGAGACGCTCGCCCAGCTTGCGGCCGGCGCCAAGGAAACGGCGGCATCCGCCGCGCCCGCGCCTGCGCCGGCTCCGGAGACGAAAGCAGCCAATCCCGCGCCGGCAGCAAAAACGCCGGCGCAGCAAGGGGAACATAAAAGCGGCGCTCGCGCCGGCGGCGGTACCCCCGCTCCGTCGCGGACGATCCGCGTCGATATCGACCGGCTGGACGTGCTGATGAACCTGCTCAGCGAGCTGCTCATCGACCGCTCCCGCCTGGAGCAGTTGGCGAATGAAGTAAAACGCGCCGATTTAACGGAAACGGTGGAGCACATGAGCCGGGTCGGCAGCGATTTGCAAAATATCGTGCTGAAGCTGCGGATGGTCCCGATCGATACCGTATTCAACCGGTTTCCGCGGATGGTCCGCGATCTGGCCAAATCGCTCGACAAAAAAATCGATCTCGTCATCGTGGGAGCCGAAACGGAGCTTGACCGGACCGTGATTGACGAAATCGGCGATCCGCTCGTCCATCTGCTGCGGAACGCCGTCGATCACGGAGTCGAGCCGGTGGCCGAACGGGTGGCCGCCGGCAAACCGGAGACGGGAACGGTCAACCTCCGCGCTTTCCACAGCGGCAACCACGTGTTTATCGAAATCGAAGATGACGGGCACGGCATCGACCGTGACAAAGTGCTGAAAAAGGCGCTCAAAAACGGGGTCGTCAAGGAGAGCGAGGCGGCTTCCATGACCGATGAACAGGTGTACATGCTGTTGTTCGCTCCAGGCTTCAGCACGGCGGAAGTGATTTCCGACATTTCCGGACGCGGCGTCGGCCTCGATGTCGTCAAATCCAAAATCGAATCGCTCAGCGGGGTGGTTTCGGTACAATCCAAGCTGGGCGCTGGCACCAAATTTTCGGTTCAGATGCCGCTGACCTTATCGATCATATCCGCGATGCTGATCAAGGTCGGGGCGGAGAAATACGCGATTCCGCTCTCCTCTATCGTCGAAACCGGACTGATCAAGCGGGAGCAGGTCCGCGAGCTGCACGGCTACACGATGATTCCGTACCGGGACACGCATATTCCGCTGATGTCGCTGGCGCAATTGTTCGACATTCCGGGCTTTTCGGAAAGCGATGAGGAAGAGACGGAAATCGTGGTCATCCGCAAAGGCGACCGGATGGCCGCGCTTGCGGTGGAGAGTTTCATCGGACAAAGCGAAATCGTCATCAAGAACCTGGGCAAATACCTCCCTGCGATTCAGGGCGTGGCCGGGGCCACCATTTTGGGAGACGGGCAAGTGGCGCTAATCATCGATCCAAATGCATTCATTAAATAA
- a CDS encoding protein-glutamate methylesterase/protein-glutamine glutaminase: MPYRVLVVDDSAFMRKIVSDLVEQDPDFKVEATAKNGREAIEQIAGLKPDLVTMDVEMPEMNGLDALKVIMKEHPLPVIMLSGINEQGMRETIMALELGAFDFIRKPSASTSSHDIAQVGRELREQMRGAMLAAERKAAREEALRSAMAPPAGGKAGADAGSKAAAPGRTKPARPSAAPAGSAASAQAPAPGAPGSGSEGARRPEARLPRPQPGRAATQPPAAPHAGRGEPDRRPPQDGDSARPAGGPPRREPQASPAAAARPAARAASARQGAPAAPPKPPLEPAQAETAAAREAAGGSAARSRPRNAAAKSFTDLVAIGTSTGGPKALKAVLEKIPADFPAPIVIVQHMPPNFTKSLAQRLNSLSELNVVEAEEGMELLGGTAYIAPGGFHLNVVPGPAESYRLHLSQEEPCNGHRPSVDVLYKSLFPLESLKRHIVLLTGMGSDGAKAMKRLYDAGVTSTIAESEETCVVFGMPRSAIELNCVSHVLPLHEIGPKLVQVVK; this comes from the coding sequence ATGCCTTATCGAGTATTGGTGGTAGACGATTCAGCGTTTATGCGGAAAATCGTGTCCGACCTCGTCGAGCAGGATCCGGATTTCAAAGTGGAGGCTACGGCCAAAAACGGCCGGGAAGCGATCGAACAAATCGCGGGGCTGAAGCCCGACCTCGTCACCATGGATGTGGAGATGCCGGAGATGAACGGGCTGGACGCGCTCAAAGTGATTATGAAGGAGCATCCGCTCCCGGTCATTATGCTGTCGGGAATCAATGAGCAGGGGATGAGGGAAACCATCATGGCCCTGGAGCTCGGGGCCTTCGACTTTATCCGCAAGCCGTCGGCCTCGACCAGCTCGCACGACATCGCGCAGGTTGGGCGCGAGCTGCGGGAGCAGATGCGCGGCGCGATGCTGGCTGCGGAGCGGAAAGCGGCCCGCGAGGAAGCGCTGCGCTCGGCCATGGCGCCGCCTGCGGGCGGCAAGGCGGGCGCGGACGCGGGCAGTAAGGCGGCTGCGCCAGGCCGGACGAAGCCGGCCCGGCCGTCGGCGGCCCCTGCCGGCAGCGCCGCGTCCGCGCAGGCGCCCGCGCCCGGGGCGCCGGGCAGCGGCAGCGAAGGCGCGCGCCGCCCGGAGGCGCGCCTGCCCCGGCCGCAGCCCGGGCGTGCCGCGACGCAGCCCCCGGCCGCGCCGCACGCCGGCCGGGGCGAACCGGACCGGCGCCCGCCGCAGGACGGGGACAGCGCGCGCCCTGCGGGCGGGCCGCCGCGCCGGGAGCCGCAGGCTTCGCCTGCCGCGGCAGCGCGGCCGGCAGCGCGCGCGGCCTCCGCGCGGCAGGGCGCGCCTGCGGCGCCGCCGAAGCCGCCGCTGGAGCCGGCTCAGGCGGAGACCGCGGCGGCCCGGGAAGCGGCCGGCGGCAGCGCCGCACGGTCCCGCCCGCGGAACGCCGCCGCCAAGAGCTTTACCGATCTGGTTGCGATCGGTACGTCGACGGGCGGCCCCAAAGCGCTGAAAGCCGTGCTGGAGAAAATTCCGGCGGATTTTCCGGCCCCGATCGTTATCGTGCAGCATATGCCGCCGAATTTCACCAAATCGCTGGCCCAACGCCTCAATAGTTTGAGCGAATTGAACGTGGTCGAAGCGGAAGAGGGCATGGAGCTGCTCGGCGGTACGGCCTATATTGCTCCGGGAGGTTTCCATTTAAACGTGGTGCCTGGTCCGGCCGAAAGCTACAGATTGCATCTGTCGCAGGAAGAGCCCTGCAACGGACACAGGCCGTCGGTGGATGTCTTGTATAAATCGCTGTTCCCGCTGGAATCGCTAAAACGGCATATCGTGCTTCTCACGGGAATGGGCAGCGACGGGGCGAAAGCCATGAAGCGGCTGTATGACGCCGGCGTGACCTCCACCATTGCCGAGAGCGAAGAGACCTGCGTGGTGTTCGGCATGCCGCGCTCGGCAATCGAACTGAATTGCGTCAGCCACGTTTTGCCGCTGCATGAAATCGGCCCCAAGCTTGTACAAGTTGTGAAATAA
- a CDS encoding chemotaxis protein CheW, whose amino-acid sequence MGQELKVIVFKLGHEEYGIEVDKVQTIERMMPITRVPKTFSFVKGVINLRGVVIPVIDLRGRFGLPETEYTDQTRIVIVAANDLEVGFIVDSANDVIDLDSDLIDSPPDVVGGVKAKYLDGVAKISEERLLVMLNLSEVLSRKEIIQLESLED is encoded by the coding sequence ATGGGACAGGAATTGAAAGTCATCGTTTTTAAGTTGGGGCATGAGGAATACGGCATCGAAGTGGACAAAGTGCAAACGATCGAGCGGATGATGCCGATCACGCGCGTGCCTAAGACGTTTTCCTTCGTTAAAGGGGTTATCAACCTGCGCGGCGTCGTTATTCCCGTTATCGATCTTCGCGGCCGCTTCGGTCTGCCGGAAACCGAGTACACCGATCAGACCCGGATCGTCATCGTTGCGGCCAACGATTTGGAAGTCGGCTTTATCGTCGATTCCGCCAACGATGTCATCGATTTGGATTCCGATTTGATCGATTCGCCGCCGGATGTCGTCGGCGGAGTCAAAGCCAAATACCTGGACGGAGTGGCCAAAATTTCCGAGGAACGTTTGCTCGTGATGTTGAACCTTTCCGAAGTGCTAAGCCGGAAAGAAATCATCCAGCTGGAAAGCTTAGAGGACTAG
- the flhB gene encoding flagellar biosynthesis protein FlhB, whose protein sequence is MAYRYSLDLQLFAGEKTEKATPKKRQDARKKGQVAKSQDLSGALVLLSGFLCLLFFGGFIKERLVGLFVDVFYNRLTTEVTKENVMTMLGDYAVQILLLIAPILLVVMVVAVATNLAEVGFMVTGEPLKMKLSKLDPIKGFKQIFSMRSLVEFAKTLFKLTVIGYIVYSTIWGLRGSISALAHLPAEGIFHFAAEMTTNLGIKIAAALLVLAVLDYMYQKYEHEKSLKMSKQDIKDEYKNQEGDPLIKGKIRERQRRMALQRMMQEVPKADVIITNPTHFAVALKYDNSKMDAPQVVAKGQDYVALRIKEIAKEHGVITMENKPLARALFQRTEIGDTIPADLFQAVAEVLAYVYRIKGKVK, encoded by the coding sequence GTGGCGTATCGCTATTCGCTTGACTTGCAGCTTTTCGCCGGCGAGAAGACGGAAAAAGCCACGCCCAAGAAGCGGCAAGATGCCCGCAAAAAAGGTCAAGTGGCCAAAAGCCAGGATCTGTCGGGAGCGCTCGTCCTATTATCGGGGTTTTTATGTCTGCTTTTTTTCGGCGGATTCATTAAGGAACGGCTGGTCGGATTGTTTGTGGACGTGTTCTATAATCGGCTTACAACCGAGGTGACGAAAGAGAACGTCATGACGATGCTGGGCGATTACGCGGTGCAGATCTTACTGCTGATTGCTCCGATCTTGCTTGTCGTTATGGTCGTCGCGGTCGCCACCAACCTGGCGGAAGTCGGTTTTATGGTGACGGGCGAGCCGCTTAAGATGAAGCTTAGCAAGCTCGACCCCATCAAAGGGTTCAAACAAATTTTCTCGATGCGGTCGCTGGTTGAATTCGCAAAAACATTATTTAAGCTCACGGTGATCGGTTATATCGTATATTCGACGATTTGGGGCTTAAGGGGAAGCATTTCCGCACTGGCGCATCTTCCGGCGGAGGGGATTTTTCATTTTGCCGCGGAGATGACGACGAACCTCGGAATCAAGATCGCCGCCGCCCTGCTTGTACTTGCGGTGCTCGATTACATGTACCAGAAATACGAGCACGAAAAAAGTCTAAAAATGTCCAAACAGGACATTAAGGACGAGTACAAAAACCAGGAAGGCGATCCGCTGATCAAAGGAAAAATCCGCGAGCGGCAGCGTCGGATGGCGCTGCAGCGGATGATGCAGGAAGTGCCGAAAGCCGATGTCATTATTACGAACCCGACGCACTTCGCGGTGGCTTTAAAATACGACAACTCGAAGATGGATGCTCCCCAGGTCGTCGCCAAAGGCCAGGATTACGTGGCCTTGCGGATTAAAGAGATCGCCAAGGAGCACGGCGTCATCACGATGGAAAACAAGCCCCTCGCGCGGGCGCTGTTTCAAAGAACGGAAATCGGCGACACGATTCCCGCCGATCTGTTTCAGGCCGTCGCCGAAGTGCTGGCCTATGTATATAGAATAAAAGGCAAAGTGAAATAA
- the flhA gene encoding flagellar biosynthesis protein FlhA, with amino-acid sequence MKKYRDLFILVGIIGIVLLMIVPIPTLLLDILLIVNISLALIILLVAMNTKEALQFSIFPAMLLITTLFRLALNISTTKLILGQAKAGDVVATFGSWISQGQPVVGFVVFLILVVVQFIVITKGSERVAEVAARFTLDAMPGKQMSIDADLNAGLINEQQARERRSKIEREADFYGAMDGASKFVKGDAIASIVILLINLIGGFIIGMSIHGMPFGEALSTYSILTIGDGLVSQIPALLISTAAGLIVTRASSEGNLAEDITGQLFHYPKLLYIVAGTIAMLGLFTPIGIWTTFPFAGLMIFAAIRMQKNMNRKQIEQEQQEEEQQIEEVRSPESVINLLQVDPIEFEFGYGLIPLADTSQGGDLLDRIIMIRRQCALEMGLVVPVIRIRDNIQLKPNEYVIKIKGNVVGGGELLLNHYLAMSPGMDDESITGIETREPAFGLPALWIDETIKDRAELSGYTVVDPPSVVATHLTELIKKHAHELLGRQETKALVDNLKEHYAVLVDELIPSILSIGDVQKVLAKLLREKISIRDMVTIFETLADYGTYTKDPDVLTEYVRQALSRQITQQFTRPGETMRVITVGPSLEKKIAESVQQTEQGSYLTMDPQSTQTVFQKLTEQINRLVQMGQQPILLTSPTIRMYLRQIIERSMQDIPVLSYSELEPNVEIQSVGVVNL; translated from the coding sequence GTGAAAAAGTATAGAGATTTATTCATTCTTGTTGGCATTATCGGCATCGTTCTGCTCATGATCGTCCCGATCCCGACGTTGCTGCTGGATATTCTTCTGATCGTAAATATTTCTTTGGCTCTAATCATTTTGCTGGTCGCGATGAACACGAAGGAAGCATTGCAATTTTCCATCTTCCCGGCAATGCTGCTGATTACGACATTATTCCGGCTGGCGCTGAACATATCTACCACCAAGCTGATTCTGGGACAGGCCAAAGCCGGCGACGTTGTCGCCACGTTTGGCTCATGGATATCGCAGGGACAACCCGTGGTCGGCTTTGTCGTCTTCCTGATTCTGGTGGTTGTGCAGTTTATCGTCATTACCAAAGGTTCGGAGCGCGTGGCCGAAGTAGCGGCCCGTTTCACCTTGGACGCGATGCCGGGGAAACAGATGAGCATCGACGCCGATTTGAACGCCGGGCTGATCAATGAGCAGCAGGCCAGGGAGCGGCGCTCCAAAATCGAACGGGAAGCCGACTTTTACGGCGCGATGGACGGTGCGAGCAAATTCGTGAAAGGCGACGCCATCGCCAGCATCGTCATTCTCCTGATCAATTTGATCGGCGGTTTTATCATCGGGATGTCGATCCATGGCATGCCGTTTGGCGAAGCGTTGTCAACTTATTCCATACTGACGATCGGGGACGGTCTGGTCAGCCAGATTCCTGCGCTGCTGATTTCCACGGCGGCCGGTCTGATCGTGACGCGGGCTTCTTCCGAAGGCAACCTGGCCGAAGATATCACCGGGCAGTTGTTCCATTATCCGAAGCTGCTTTATATCGTTGCCGGAACGATCGCCATGCTCGGCCTGTTTACGCCGATCGGCATTTGGACCACGTTCCCGTTTGCGGGACTGATGATTTTTGCGGCCATACGGATGCAAAAAAATATGAACCGCAAGCAAATCGAGCAAGAGCAGCAAGAGGAAGAACAGCAGATCGAAGAAGTCCGCAGTCCCGAGAGCGTCATCAACCTGCTGCAGGTCGATCCGATCGAATTCGAGTTCGGCTACGGGCTTATTCCATTGGCCGATACGAGCCAAGGCGGGGATTTGCTGGACCGGATCATCATGATCCGGCGCCAGTGCGCGCTTGAAATGGGGCTCGTCGTTCCGGTTATCCGCATTCGCGACAATATTCAACTAAAACCTAACGAATATGTCATCAAAATAAAAGGAAATGTCGTAGGCGGCGGTGAATTATTACTTAATCACTATTTGGCGATGAGTCCGGGGATGGATGACGAGTCGATCACGGGTATTGAGACCCGGGAACCCGCCTTCGGACTTCCGGCCCTTTGGATCGACGAAACGATCAAAGACCGGGCCGAATTGTCCGGGTACACGGTCGTGGATCCGCCTTCCGTCGTAGCCACGCATTTGACGGAGCTGATTAAAAAGCATGCGCACGAACTGCTCGGACGGCAGGAAACAAAGGCGCTGGTCGACAACCTCAAGGAACATTACGCGGTTCTTGTCGACGAGCTGATTCCGTCGATCCTGTCGATCGGGGATGTGCAGAAAGTGCTGGCCAAGCTGCTCCGCGAAAAAATTTCCATCCGCGACATGGTCACGATTTTCGAGACGCTGGCGGATTACGGGACTTACACCAAGGACCCCGATGTCTTGACCGAATATGTCAGACAGGCGCTGTCGCGTCAGATTACGCAGCAGTTCACCCGGCCGGGCGAAACGATGCGGGTCATTACGGTAGGTCCGTCGCTGGAGAAAAAAATCGCCGAAAGCGTCCAGCAAACGGAACAGGGCAGCTACTTGACGATGGATCCCCAATCGACGCAAACCGTGTTCCAGAAGCTTACGGAACAGATCAACCGGCTTGTGCAGATGGGGCAGCAGCCGATCTTGCTGACCTCCCCGACCATTCGCATGTATTTGCGGCAAATCATTGAGCGCAGCATGCAAGATATCCCGGTATTGTCCTACAGCGAGCTTGAACCCAATGTTGAAATCCAAAGTGTCGGGGTGGTGAATTTATGA
- a CDS encoding MinD/ParA family protein: MNDQAQSLRQLVSSRDDSAESVPRKGSARIITVSSGKGGVGKSNFTLNFALALKSFGSNVLLFDADIGMANIDVLMGVRPRYNLYHLLKGEKSISEIIELGTHSLPFIAGGSGLADLFALSDADLNYFTSQIESVSEGMDYIIFDTGAGLSKETLKFIAAADECLVVTTPEPTSITDAYALIKVVHGLDEHVPFRLVINRVTGEREARQVADKISLVTRRFLGMDIPTLGFLSDDARVVQAVKKQVPFTIAFPGSAAARDIERLAIAYMNVPQIKPRDTMSGIKGFMQKWLKLAK, translated from the coding sequence ATGAATGATCAGGCCCAGTCACTCAGACAGCTGGTTTCGTCGCGGGATGATTCTGCGGAATCGGTCCCCAGAAAAGGTTCGGCCCGGATCATTACCGTCAGCAGCGGCAAAGGCGGGGTCGGCAAATCGAATTTTACGCTCAATTTTGCCTTGGCCCTAAAGTCGTTTGGAAGCAACGTGCTGTTGTTTGACGCCGATATCGGCATGGCCAATATCGACGTATTGATGGGCGTGAGACCGAGGTACAACTTGTACCATCTGCTCAAAGGCGAAAAAAGCATCTCGGAAATTATTGAACTGGGAACTCATTCATTGCCGTTTATTGCCGGCGGATCGGGATTGGCGGATCTGTTCGCGTTATCCGATGCGGATTTGAACTACTTCACCTCGCAAATCGAATCCGTCTCGGAGGGGATGGACTACATCATTTTCGATACCGGTGCGGGCTTGTCCAAAGAAACGTTGAAATTTATCGCCGCCGCCGACGAATGCCTGGTGGTCACGACGCCCGAACCGACGTCGATCACCGATGCGTACGCTTTGATCAAAGTCGTGCACGGTTTGGACGAACATGTGCCGTTCCGGTTGGTGATCAATCGGGTTACCGGGGAACGGGAGGCCCGTCAGGTTGCCGATAAAATATCGCTGGTAACCCGCCGTTTTTTGGGGATGGACATCCCTACTCTTGGGTTTCTGAGCGACGATGCGCGCGTCGTGCAGGCGGTCAAGAAGCAGGTGCCCTTTACCATCGCTTTTCCGGGCTCTGCGGCGGCGCGCGATATTGAGCGTTTGGCTATCGCTTATATGAATGTTCCACAAATCAAGCCAAGGGATACTATGTCAGGAATCAAGGGATTCATGCAAAAGTGGTTGAAACTAGCAAAATGA
- a CDS encoding chemotaxis protein CheC, translating into MELFKDFEDLKLDILKEVGNIGAGNAATALSKLLDKPIDMAVPKVQMLPFEAVAERVGGAENIVLAVFFRVEGEAPGNLFFILSPEAAKKLLHRLAGIEVESEDSFSEMEWSALSEIGNILAGSYLSSLADFTSLSMAPTVPALALDMAGAILSYGLLQFGEMGDSALLIDTTFIEGHHEVEGQFFLIPDPDSFAKIFTALGVPAQHD; encoded by the coding sequence GTGGAGCTCTTTAAAGACTTTGAGGATTTGAAGCTTGACATTTTAAAAGAAGTCGGCAACATCGGGGCGGGCAACGCGGCGACCGCGCTGTCGAAGCTGCTGGACAAGCCGATCGATATGGCGGTGCCGAAGGTGCAGATGCTGCCTTTCGAAGCGGTAGCCGAACGCGTCGGCGGCGCCGAAAATATCGTGCTTGCGGTATTTTTCCGCGTGGAGGGCGAAGCTCCGGGAAACCTGTTTTTCATTCTTAGCCCGGAAGCGGCCAAAAAATTGCTGCATCGCCTGGCGGGGATCGAAGTGGAAAGCGAGGACAGCTTTTCGGAAATGGAATGGTCGGCGCTTTCGGAAATCGGCAACATTTTGGCGGGCTCTTATTTGTCCTCGCTGGCCGATTTTACGTCTCTGTCGATGGCGCCCACGGTACCTGCGCTGGCGCTGGATATGGCGGGGGCGATCCTGAGTTACGGGCTCCTGCAGTTTGGTGAGATGGGAGACTCCGCCCTGCTGATCGATACTACGTTTATCGAAGGACACCATGAGGTAGAGGGACAGTTTTTCCTGATTCCCGATCCGGATTCATTCGCCAAAATTTTCACTGCGTTGGGAGTACCGGCCCAGCATGATTGA
- the flhF gene encoding flagellar biosynthesis protein FlhF: protein MRVKRYIVDAMPDAMLKIRSELGADAVILSTKEMKVGGFLGLFGKKKIEVIAATEGNDAPPPRPKPVRTTREAPAPVARGAVPEAYRKTSQLGSPAASSSLSSAATAGLAAIALQEREEPPVIGTSLPAAPERAPFSPQAAPAADAWPAAGKPNHGAQPARLSPALEHTSPAGAPAADSREERLLEDIRQMKMWLSQLAKNQEGGRELPQALLSIQNQLFGQEVSADLCDSWIEEVYQEWAESGKSLSDEELTAQFRDKAGAFLEGRIGLGIEEGTRIVYIAGPTGVGKTTTIAKLAADQIFRVRKKVGFITADTYRISAVEQLRTYATILNVPLEVVQSPGDVQRAMQRLEHCDLILMDTAGRNYLNEIFVAELHSLLAPSDVSEMYLVLSLTSKTQDMKKITEHFSKYGLDKVIFTKLDETESVGPIYNLLNAYPLKVSYITNGQNVPDDLLQADRELLVDILLGERKI from the coding sequence ATGAGAGTGAAGCGCTATATCGTCGACGCAATGCCTGACGCGATGCTGAAGATCAGGAGCGAGCTTGGGGCGGACGCCGTTATTCTGAGCACCAAAGAAATGAAGGTCGGGGGGTTCCTCGGATTGTTCGGAAAGAAGAAGATCGAGGTCATCGCTGCGACGGAGGGCAATGATGCTCCTCCCCCAAGGCCCAAACCGGTTAGGACAACCCGAGAGGCGCCCGCTCCGGTGGCAAGGGGAGCCGTTCCCGAGGCGTATCGTAAAACATCGCAGCTCGGGTCGCCGGCGGCAAGTTCGTCTTTGTCATCCGCGGCAACCGCGGGCCTCGCGGCCATCGCGCTGCAAGAGCGGGAGGAACCGCCGGTCATCGGAACCTCTCTTCCAGCCGCTCCCGAGCGGGCGCCGTTCTCTCCGCAGGCGGCGCCTGCCGCCGATGCCTGGCCTGCCGCGGGCAAGCCGAATCACGGTGCACAGCCTGCCCGGCTGAGCCCGGCTTTGGAGCACACAAGTCCGGCCGGCGCTCCGGCTGCGGATTCCAGGGAGGAACGGCTGCTTGAAGACATCCGGCAGATGAAGATGTGGCTCAGCCAGCTTGCCAAAAACCAGGAAGGCGGCCGCGAGCTGCCGCAGGCCCTCCTGTCGATTCAGAATCAGCTGTTCGGCCAGGAGGTGTCGGCCGATCTTTGCGATTCCTGGATCGAGGAAGTGTATCAGGAGTGGGCCGAATCCGGAAAGTCGCTCAGCGATGAGGAGCTTACCGCACAGTTCCGCGATAAAGCCGGCGCGTTTTTGGAGGGGCGGATCGGCTTAGGGATCGAAGAGGGGACGCGTATCGTCTATATTGCCGGGCCGACGGGCGTCGGCAAAACGACGACAATCGCCAAACTGGCGGCCGATCAGATTTTCCGGGTCCGCAAAAAGGTCGGTTTCATCACGGCGGATACTTACCGGATATCGGCGGTCGAGCAGCTTCGCACCTACGCCACGATCCTGAATGTGCCGCTTGAAGTCGTACAATCTCCTGGAGATGTGCAGCGGGCGATGCAGCGGCTTGAACATTGCGATTTGATTCTGATGGATACGGCCGGCCGGAACTATTTGAACGAAATTTTTGTGGCGGAGCTGCACAGTTTGCTTGCGCCTTCGGATGTCAGCGAAATGTATCTGGTGCTCAGCTTGACGTCGAAAACGCAGGACATGAAAAAAATAACCGAGCATTTCAGCAAATACGGCCTGGATAAAGTGATTTTCACCAAGTTGGACGAAACGGAAAGCGTCGGGCCGATTTATAATTTGTTGAATGCTTATCCGCTCAAGGTTTCTTACATTACCAACGGCCAGAACGTCCCGGATGATCTGCTTCAAGCGGACCGGGAGCTGCTGGTCGACATCCTTTTGGGGGAACGGAAGATATGA